The DNA window TAGGTGAATGGCGATTGGTTTTGTAATCAATCGTCTTTATTTCAAGCTAGTAGCGATTGATTTAAAGACCAGTCGCATTAAGATAGTAGTTACGACTAATCGCGATTAAGACAGTAGTAGCAATGGTTGTTAATACCAATCGCTATGTTTGCTagctattttctttttttactagtgaacattagaattgaaatttgtccatttgaattttaatttcattttcatttcacAATATTAAGGTTTATTACAAGGTAGTCAAAATCAAGAATTTACGTAAAATTGTTGCCTAGATAAAATCTAgaatttataaactcataaaatctAGAATTGTGATGAAATcataaagtttaattttaaaaatattagttatatattattattatttttattaatatatatatatccagtCCAAAACTTTGGATCTAAATTTTTTGTTTAGCAATAAATGAAACATATTTagcatataattaattattttatatttagataattttaaaattttatatatttaatataaattaattaaaaataataataaaataaataacactgtaaattgtatttataaaattaattatattaaataaatttatttatttgtaaaatagtatataattataaaataaaaattgtttataaacttgtaaaatctAATTAcgtaaattaaaaattgttaagagtttatttaaaatcagaCTCATTAACTTTctttaaaatcataatatcttaagattttaagattcaactcgagattttaacgcCTTATGTTTATCCAAATGAATTATAATTGGAAatgacattgaattacaattaaaaaaatgaaaaaaaaataaaaataagaaagaaaaaaaagagtattaaaaaaataaaattacaattcacacctattttagaaaaaaaaaaatcaagtattaaacaaaaacactattcatcattttataatttaaattccaaatttaattcttatatttaaatcagttaacaaacaaacatgataaTTGAATTCGGCCCTTCAAATTCAATTTGAtttccaattccaattttatctccatattttttttaagtctatTTGGATGAATTTAATTGAcaatacaattataaaattgtattttaatttatttaatttttgaataatttttttaaaatgaatcaaGTTAAtgtaaaataacataataaataaatacatatggtaaataatatataaaaaaatatggttGATATTAGACAGGAATAGTTTGGAAGAGAGAAAAGAGGAATGCGTTGAAGCAGAGACAAAGGAAATAGAGaagaatttaatttttcaaattaatttcttatattaaaatcatttaacaaacattaattaaactagcatgtaattcatatatttgcacgagtattaatataaaaataaaaaaaaattacggttaaaatgtgataacatttttaatttactctcacatatatatccaaattaatcacaattctcgacccggcaatccggacactttaaaaattaagcatcaaatTTAAGATGtatactctcacatatatatccaaattattaaaacgtcccgtgttcatcaaatttggtgctaaataatataaagttttattagcatagttggttaaagaattaCGGTTAAAAtgggataacatttttaatttactctcacatatatatccaaattaaccacaactttcgacccggcaatccagacactttaaaaattaagcatcaaatTTAAGATGTATACTCTCACATGtatatctaaattattaaaacgtcacgcgttcatcaaatttggtgttaaataatataaagtcttattagtctatTTGGTTAAAgtattttacttgttttgttaggttgtaagttcaaaacatacttatagaatttttaattttgtttttaactgttttaagtttatgagcggatcaacccacaatccgactcaaatatccatttactctcacatatatatccaaattaaccacagctctcgatccgacaatccggacactttgaaaattatatatatatatatattagatagttagttaaaaagttgaacttgttaaaacgtcccgcgttcattaaattttgtgttgaatctaaaatataaagtcttattagcctaattggttaaagagttatacttgtttttgttagttgacaagttcaaaacatatttatagcaattttaattttatttttagctgttttaagtttatgagcgggtcaacccacaattcgatccaaatatccatttactctcacatatatatctaaattaaccacagctctcgacccgacaatccggacactttgaaaattaaacatcattatatatatatatatatatatatatatatattagttagttataaagttgaaattatattgaatttaaaacataaagtcttattagcctagtcggttaaaaagttgtacttgttttgttatgtggtaagttcgaaacatacttatagcatttttaattttattttttaactgttttaattttatgtgcgggtcaacccacaatccgacctaaatatccatttactctcacatacagTGGCAGACCCAAAAATGTTTTCTTGGGGCCCAATAgatagtaacgtagcatttttttggcgatcaaataaatgcattttctaattaaaattttactcggtaattacataaaatactaacaaacacaattacaaaatattactaaattattcttgtccattagtcggtacaaaagaagacaaatttattctttgAGATTcccatttgttgaaaatattgcaatattgactcattttcaattgttgagaaaatatctttctcaacatatataactaaactatcattcatccattcatctcccattcgattacgcaaatcaatcttcacggtcttcattgcagaaaaaactctttcaacggatacAGTTGCAACTGGGAAAACTAAAGccaactctatcaatcgataaaccaatggaaaaactatatgtttttctgttgcaaccaatttctgagcaagaattcccaagtcttcaattgaagaaaattgaggatcatcccgcaaattaaataagtaagcccgaagttgttgttccaaaaataaataatcactgcTTGTGAAATCTTCGGGATAAAGTTTagcaagacgaatgagtttacgaatatcaaattgggagaatgaatttctggaatgaagacatgatatgcagccaagtaattctgtattaacttctgaaaaacgattattcatttTTTGCATAATGAAGTCAATAACctagcattaaataataaataataactattaatagataataaataataactattaatagataataaataataactattaatagataagaaataatttttattatacttgaCAAAAGATTTTCACACGATAATCATGAAGATTAGTGATGAATTCCCCTTTTCCTCTCCGCCTaccattgctatcaattatcatatgctcattcatatcaAGTATCGATATCAAgtgtaattgacaaaaactgttaacttggtccaaaatatcatgacatccatcttctctaaatttttgtaattgatttttcgaactcgcaatcaatgacatggcttgaactatattttgatctcctctttgtaggcaaagtgacaactcacttgtaattctcaataattttttcatcaaatgtaacacaaaaacaaattcataaaacactaactatataaaaaaaatataaaaatctaatttaatagatttcagCTTTAAAGttaaatgagaatataaaaaaataaaaaatataaataagaacaaaaatacaaaacgtgataaacacatattatcaaatgaataaacacTCGAAATACCgaaccaatgtaactattttaacttgtttattaatattaatttatattttcttataaatttttgaaatagtttaaaattatgaaataaaaaacactattattattttaattttaggtgAGGCCAgagtttgatcacctgacctcatcTTCACCATTAGGTTACAAAGCCAATTGGACTAAGAGttacatatcaaatatatatatatatatatatatatatatatatatatatatatatatatatataatattttattttaaggttgGGGAAGGTCCGACCCCAAGTCCCCCTTGTAAgtcacatatatattaaaattaaccacaactctcgacccggcattGTCGCAAACTAGTCATTATAAGAAGTATTGTgcatttatgttattttactatttactatttaatatttagtgagattattttgttaatatttatttttaaatattaatactattaTGAAGACACTCATTGCAAGCTAttgtcatttaaaaattaatttggtttgaatatcaaattaattattaaagttaaaaataaaattagtattaaaaaaataatactaattttatccaattaaagaaaaattgaaaCTGTTCGGAGGACTATTTGAACTGGAAAACCGGCAGGGGTCTATTTAAAATCCGGAGAAAAGATGAGGACTGAAacgtaaaattataaaaagaaaataaaaataaagaaaacgccaaatttgaaatttgaaagaactaaacatttttttgggttttttctTCAGTTTAGGGCTTCAGGTTTTGTTGGAGAATGATCAAAAAGAGGAGTGGTGATTTTGATTTCTAACTCTCAGTGTCTTGGGCGCCAAGTTACAACAAATTAATGAGATAGATATAAGCAGCTGTGTAGACAGTTTTAAATGTTATGTATGGTGAATTGATGATGAATTCAATCAAATGATTTGATGGAGTATTATTGGTGAATTTATGTTTGATTCGAGTTATTTTAAGAAGTAAAAGTGATTTGTGAATAAATGATGCAAATGTAAATGTTGTTTGATGAAATGTTTGCATGAATTTTGGTTGAAGATTTGAATCCAATTATTTGAAGTTTGCTTTCAACTTTGATGTGAAGTGGGAGCTAAGACTACTATGAACACATgctggattatttgaaattgaatttagAGTTGAAATGGTTTTAAGTGTTCAAACTTCAAAACAAACTTCAGATAAAAATGATTTGCTGAAAACTtgatgactatatatatatatgatcataacTTGTGATTCAATAAGTGGAATGATTTGAAAATTTGGGTATTGATCATTGCACAATATTCATTCAAAATGAGTATAACCTATTCTAACCATATAGAATAATGAAGGAGCAAAACTCAAAACTATCTTCAAATGCTTCACACACCAATTGaccaaaaaaataacacaaagtaTGTTATCAAAGTGAGCACACACCACCACATAAGTAAAGATTCAGAAAGCATCAAGAGAATGGAATAGCTTACAGATGAATGAAAATGTCATTATCAACGAATGAAAGGAGCATCAGCAAGATCATCGCTGCAATACAAGCCAGGACGCTGAGTAAAGCCCTGTTTCTTGAGTATCTTCCTTGCCTTGAGAACAAGATCGCGGTGAGAGACTGCACCACCGGATTCAGCTAAAATAGTCTGGATCGCATTGCTTAGAGCCCCATACGCATCTTTAGCGTTTCCAGATGGGCTAGCATCCGCAGAAGTTTGATCAGTTTGGCAGCCACTAATTAGTACACCTCTATCAGGAAATGACTGGTTGGTCCCTGCTGATCCAGCATAAACCTCTTGTTTGCTACCTACTTTCGTATCCATAGCAGGCTTTGCATAGTTATCATCATTCTCATCGAGTTTTTGCTTCATAAACTCCTCAGCTAGACTCCCAACCATCCCCAAAAAACTACCACCGCTTCCACCACCGCCACCACCACTACTCTGGAGTTTGTTCAATATCACCTTCATGAACTTCTTAACCTTAGGACTGGCATCTTCCCCAAAGATATCAAAAAGTGTTGGCCTTAACTTACCCACATCAATATCATCTTTGCCAGTCTTCTGCTTGAGTATCTCAATCAAAGTTGAAATGGGCAATGATTTGTTTTTCGAATAACCCCATTCCCCTTCAAAACCCGATTCAAGTCCTCCCTCGTTTGTTTCTTCTTCCTCATGGTGGCGTCCACGATTGTGGCGCAGAGCTGAAGGGACATGAAACCCTCGAGATTCAATTGCATCTTCAACAGTTTCGTGCAAGAAACTACGGAATCCAAAACCACCCGATGATGATGATTGATGAACTTCACTTTCCCGTGGCTTTTGCTTCCCTCCTCCTCCTTTTGTACTCTCTCCAATCTGCTCTTTAGCTTCGTCAATTAAACCCCCACTGTGACAAGAATCAGATACCATTGTAATGTAACAACCATTCGGAATCTTGTTTACAAAATCCCTGAAATCATCATCTGCATAGAAAGAAACCCATaatcatcaatcaatcaatcaatctgaCACCAAAATATATAGTTTCAAAGAAACGATCATACCCGTGATAAGATTCATGTCGCAGGGAACGATGCATTCATCGTAGCCAGTATCGTCTTTTTCGCCGGTTTCAGCAGGAAGACGGGTTCCATGGCCACTGTAGTGGAAAAAGAGGAAATCCCCAGGTTTGACCGATCGGATGAGATCGTCAAGAGCTTTACGAATATTGCGGCCGGTGGGCTGAGTGTAGGAGCTATTGGTGTCGATAAGAACAGTAATGTCGTCTTTAGAGAAACCAGAGCGATCGACGAGGTATTTGTACATACGATTTACATCATTAACACAGCCCTTCAACTCAGCCTTCGTTCCCGGATAATTGCATCCGACCAACACAGCTTTCTTAgccatttctctctctttagGACGATGATCAGAGTTGCAGGTTTTTCTGATTGACTTTCACTTCATTgttcataaatcaaataaatactcaaaatcacatttaaaaaataaataaattgatttacTAGAGGAAATAATAACTTATTGATACAATAAGCCTGTTTGAAAGCTCGATTTTTTTATTCGGTTAAGTAAAAAAttctttatcaaatttattttttttgtcttaaatatttattaaaattttactttttaaaatcttataatttaatcatgtatatcaaatgaaatcaaattacttacttttataattttaaaatattatgataatcacaaaataattttaaaaagacttGTTAgagataaatatgtaattaattatgTCTAAAGATAaagacaaataaatattatagatttaattgtaagtaattaattttattttattttaagtattaaattaaaatattattttaaattatataatattttttaacataatttaatttagtttagatatatatatttatacaatattgCAAGGTTTTGATCAAAATCTATATCAAACTCAAACTTAAACTGAATTAAAGTAAGTTTCAAAATGGATAACttaaaatttacttaaataaccgtatctttaaaattaataaatgttgaatatatttaagtttgttaATGGTTATTGTTACAACAATGAATTTATTGATGCTATTTATTGCTATTGAGAATTTTTGCTAACAACAATTGAAACTACTATGTAAAATTACAACATTAGATGATCAATgaatgaaaatttgattaattaattaatttattttgatgatttaactttcaataatatatacattcaTACTAACTTCTTTCAGCATattatctttctttttcattttagaattccaaaagtcattacattattttcaattattcgTTAGTAGTTATTCgagttcttcttcgacaacatTTCTTAACCCGGTAATTGTGAATCGAGTACATTTGTCACGTTCGTTATGTAGTGGTTTTTTGTGTTAAATCATTGTCGGTTTCGTTATACCCTGAAAACAGTCATTAACAGAAAATTTTCCAACACAAATGAGAGACGATTAAACTATTTTAGAGTAACTGtgatcattaaattaaatacttctaaaaaaatgaaaatattttcttctttttattttttatagtatattgtatttatttaattatttttcagttgtattatgataatatatatatatatatatgttcagATCAACATTCTTATACTTTTTTTAACAAGGCATTGCATCATGAGTTTCATAAGAGGATTTGTGGGTTCTAATGGTGTTTGGTTTGAGAATTATTCACATGGAATTCTAAGATAAATTTATGAGAAATTGTGTAGTTATGAGTTAATTTATAACTTGTTAATGTCCAGTATGTCTcataaatttagaatttgtttCTTCATGGtcttttaaggaaaaataaaGTGTTATATAGTTGGAATGTAGTGTGTTATGTTGCAATactttttttggaaaatggttaaaattatctatatatataatgatggttaatttttaaagtgtccggattgccgggtcgagaactgttgttaatttggatatatatgtgagagtaaattgatatttgggtcggattgtgggttgacccgcccataaacttaaaacggttaaaaataaaattaaaaatgctatttgtatgtttcgaacttgcaacttaacaaaaacaagtacaaccctttaaccaactaggctaacaatactttatatttaagattcaataacaaatttgatgaacgcgagacattttaacaataaaagttcaactttttaactaactaatatatatatataatgatgcttaatttttaaagtgtccggattgctgggtcgagagctttggttatttggatatttatgtggtagtaaatagatacttgggtcggattgtgagttgatccgcccataaacttaaaacggttaaaaataaaattaaaaatattatttgtatgtttcgaacttgcaacctaacaaaacaagtacaacattttaaccaactaagctaacaacactttatatttaagtttcaacaccaaatttagtgaacgcgagacatttttacaataaaagtttaactttttaactaactaatttatatatatatatatataatgatgcttaatttttaaagtgtccggattgccgggtcgagaaccgtgattaatttggatatttatgtgagagtaagtgaatacttgggtcggattgtgggttgacccgctcataaacttaaaacggttaaaaatgaaattaaaaatgttatttgtatgtttcgaacttgcaacctaacaaaaacaagtacaacaattaaccaagtgtgattgagatgtggtttgccgagggataatagaccggtatcatttgaaagtggttaaacaaatatgaatcaaatatttgattgaccaaagtgtgaggtcatgatactaattattaaaaatatgaatcaaatatttgattgacaaagtgaaagtttaaAGTCACAAGATGCGagattaatttggaaaaaaatatgtgatgaaacatgtgagaaaataagttgttttatcaaagtgaataaaatgtggaatgagaaagttatttttttattttaatatattattcgtgatttattaagaattgtaaacattaaataaatattattataattttttaaatttattttatttttatttttatccgtgaGCATTGATATAGTTGAAATGTAGTGTGTTATGTTGCAATactttttttggaaaatggttaaaattattttattaaaatctcaaaagtgggagggtcagaaatcaaaactagacaaactctagctatgattaaggatgacaataaAAGACCCTAAAAACCTTATTAGTAGCTGTGCGGAATTGAGGTTTGAGAGAGAAGAGATTGAGAGcaagatgagagagaaagcaATTTGGGAAAAACTGATTTTCTATTAACTGGAATTAGGATTATAAGTAAATTAACAATTACAATCAAGTCCTCggacttttatttaattacaattttatctaTAACTTCTTAATCATACTAAACTAACATCTAATTAATCTTCTTACATCCCCTCCTCAAGATGAAAATCTTGCAGATTTAGTCTTGTCTTTAGCTCGGCTAAATGACTTCCTTCGACTGCTTTCGTGAAAATATCTGCGACctgtttttttgttgaaatataGTCTAGAATGATGAAACCACTTTTGTATTGATTTCGAACTATGTGACAATCAATATCTAAATGTTTAGTCCTTTCATGAAATATTGGATTTTTTGTTATATGAATAGCACTTTGATTGTCACACCAAAGTTGAAttggtaaatttaattttatgttgaagtcttttaatatataagttatccATTGTAACTCACATACTGTATTTGCTAGACTTCTGTATTCTGCTTCTGTAGACGATCTTGAAACAGTGCTCTGTTTCTTTGTTTTCCAAGAAATTTGTGAATTTcctaaaaaaacacaaaatccagtTACAGATCTACGACTTATTGTGCATGATGCccaatctgcatctgagtaTGCTTCAACTCGTATTTCTTGATTTGACTTATAGAAAATTCCTAATGAAGAATTTCCTTTTAAGTATTTGACTATTTGTATTGCTGCTTCCATGTGTGATTTTGTTGGTTTTAGCATATATTGTGAAAGTTGTTGTACACAGAATGTTATATCTGGTCTAGTTATATTAAGGTATAATAGTTTTTCAATTAGTCTTCTATAGGGTTCAGGGTCAATtagttcatcttcttctttaggTTCTGTTTTGAAACCTTTCTGC is part of the Impatiens glandulifera chromosome 1, dImpGla2.1, whole genome shotgun sequence genome and encodes:
- the LOC124921017 gene encoding metacaspase-4-like, translated to MAKKAVLVGCNYPGTKAELKGCVNDVNRMYKYLVDRSGFSKDDITVLIDTNSSYTQPTGRNIRKALDDLIRSVKPGDFLFFHYSGHGTRLPAETGEKDDTGYDECIVPCDMNLITDDDFRDFVNKIPNGCYITMVSDSCHSGGLIDEAKEQIGESTKGGGGKQKPRESEVHQSSSSGGFGFRSFLHETVEDAIESRGFHVPSALRHNRGRHHEEEETNEGGLESGFEGEWGYSKNKSLPISTLIEILKQKTGKDDIDVGKLRPTLFDIFGEDASPKVKKFMKVILNKLQSSGGGGGGSGGSFLGMVGSLAEEFMKQKLDENDDNYAKPAMDTKVGSKQEVYAGSAGTNQSFPDRGVLISGCQTDQTSADASPSGNAKDAYGALSNAIQTILAESGGAVSHRDLVLKARKILKKQGFTQRPGLYCSDDLADAPFIR